The genomic interval TTTCATTATTGCTCGTGTCACTCAGCCTACTGCCGGCGCGCACGACGGCGCAGGCCGGTTATCAGCCCGCGCCTCAGAACCTTGAAGCGCGCCGCTGGTTTCAGGATGCCAAGTTCGGGCTGTTCATTCACTGGGGCGTCTACAGCGTGCTGGGCGACGGCGAGTGGGTGATGAACAACCGCAAGATTCCCATCCACGATTACGAGAAGCTGCCGCGCGCTTTTAATCCCATAGACTTTGATCCGGCTGAGTGGGTCAGCATCGCCAAGGCCGCCGGCATGAAATACATCACCATTACCAGCAAGCACCACGACGGCTTCGCGATGTTCGACTCGAAGGTTTCCGACTACGACATCGTGGACCGCACGGCGTACAAGAAAGACGTTTTGAAAATGCTGGCCGACGAGTGCCACCGCCAGGGCTTGAAGATCTTCTTTTATCATTCGCAGCTCGACTGGCATCACCCGGATTATTATCCGCGCGGCGGCACGGGCCGCGACGCCGGGCGACCGAACGCGGGCGACTTCTCGAAATACATTGATTACATGAATGCGCAGCTCAGCGAGCTATTGACGAACTATGGCGAGGTCGGCGGCATCTGGTTCGATGGCTGGTGGGATCGCCCCGAGGCGAACTGGCGGCTGGACGAAACCTACGCGCTGATTCACCGTTTGCAGCCGGCGGCGCTCGTCGGCAGCAACCATCACCGGCGGCCCAATCCCGGCGAAGATTTTCAGATGTTCGAAAAAGACCTGCCGGGCCAGAAGACGACCGGCTTTAATCAAGAGCAAGAGGTCGGCCAGTTGCCGCTTGAAACCTGCGAGACCATGAACGATTCGTGGGGCTTCAACATCAACGACCGAAAGTACAAGAGCACGCGCGACCTGATCCGCTACCTGGTGCGCGCCGCCGGCAATAACGCAAACTTTCTGTTGAACGTCGGGCCGATGCCGAACGGCAAGATTCAACCGGAGTTCGTCACACG from Blastocatellia bacterium carries:
- a CDS encoding alpha-L-fucosidase; its protein translation is MPYKRIFVPVLLSLLLVSLSLLPARTTAQAGYQPAPQNLEARRWFQDAKFGLFIHWGVYSVLGDGEWVMNNRKIPIHDYEKLPRAFNPIDFDPAEWVSIAKAAGMKYITITSKHHDGFAMFDSKVSDYDIVDRTAYKKDVLKMLADECHRQGLKIFFYHSQLDWHHPDYYPRGGTGRDAGRPNAGDFSKYIDYMNAQLSELLTNYGEVGGIWFDGWWDRPEANWRLDETYALIHRLQPAALVGSNHHRRPNPGEDFQMFEKDLPGQKTTGFNQEQEVGQLPLETCETMNDSWGFNINDRKYKSTRDLIRYLVRAAGNNANFLLNVGPMPNGKIQPEFVTRLREMGQWLARYGDSIYGTRGGPVSPRLWGVTTQKANRVYVHVLDWNSADALWLPLPARVTSAKFLKDGSIAPVTQVEGGVLIRAIPQSAADEFDTVIALELESK